Proteins from a single region of Hydra vulgaris chromosome 12, alternate assembly HydraT2T_AEP:
- the LOC136087893 gene encoding uncharacterized protein LOC136087893 yields the protein MIEEMDSIKNPTIRERIERSIIKPIISSKAKFGLGVDTTQKKYKRSVKKKYGWIVPLKSKTGVDVSNVLNKIFKNSSNFHGSEGKESFDFSVDPKDLIERKCKKIWVGKGLEFYNKHVKALGVELYSTENEEKSCVVERWNRIMKDKMFKYFSANSTKKYIDVLDEMVNKYNNTKHSSIKMTPVEASDKKNENVVWLNLNGNVRSESVRPKFSIGDRVRITKKKGTFEKEYTPRWTEEVFTVSQIQFTDPPTYMITDDNNEEIQGTFYEQEMQKTDQNIFRIEKVIRKLKNKSLLKWYGYPDSFNSWVDNKELISLKN from the exons ATGATCGAAGAAATGGATTCTATAAAAAATCCAACAATACGTGAAAGAATTGAACGAAGTATTATAAAACCTATTATATCATCTAAAGCAAAGTTTGGTTTGGGTGTTGATACtactcaaaaaaaatacaaacgaTCAGTAAAAAAGAAG TATGGATGGATTGTTCCATTGAAGAGTAAAACTGGAGTTGAtgtttctaatgttttaaataaaatctttaaaaattcttcgAATTTCCATGGATCTGAAGGTaaagaatcttttgatttttccGTAGATCCAAAGGATCTTATAGAAagaaagtgtaaaaaaatatgGGTAGGTAAaggtttagaattttataataagcaTGTTAAAGCGCTAGGTGTTGAGTTATActcaactgaaaatgaagaaaaaagttgtGTAGTTGAACGTTGGAATAGAATAATgaaagataaaatgtttaagtACTTTTCAGCTAAttctactaaaaaatatattgacgttttagatgaaatggtaaataaatacaacaacacaaagcattcttcTATTAAAATGACACCAGTTGAAGCTAgcgataaaaagaatgaaaatgtTGTTTGGTTAAATCTAAATGGAAATGTACGATCAGAGTCTGTAAGACCAAAGTTTTCAATTGGTGATAGAGTTAGGATAACTAAAAAGAAAGGAACATTTGAAAAAGAATacacaccaagatggactgaagaagtTTTTACAGTGTCACAGATTCAGTTTACAGATCCACCAACGTATATGATAACTGACgataataatgaagaaatacaaggcactttttatgaacaagaaatgcaaaaaactgATCAAAACATATTTAGGATTGAAAAAGTTATTcgtaaacttaaaaacaaatcattattaAAGTGGTATGGGTATCCTGATTCTTTCAACTCATGGGTTGATAATAAAGAattaataagtttgaaaaattaa
- the LOC136087892 gene encoding uncharacterized protein LOC136087892, whose translation MIGSKRHWTVSRRNLAVDLVNQGKTYHQVQLKTGIPHNTVSDIMKKYNLIGTTATKEGQGCKEKTSKSFDRNIIIQVKKNRFISARKLAEQAEESYGIKLSHQTDRNRIRDQGFQGRLVRNKPYLSKKHMKRRLEFARKFKNIPLSFWKKILWTTN comes from the coding sequence atgatTGGAAGTAAACGTCACTGGACTGTTTCTCGGAGAAATTTAGCTGTCGATCTAGTCAATCAGGGTAAAACCTATCATCAGGTGCAGCTAAAGACTGGAATTCCTCATAATACAGTATCCGACATAATGAAAAAGTATAATTTGATTGGAACAACAGCCACAAAAGAGGGGCAGGGTTGCAAAGAAAAGACTTCTAAGAGTTTTGATAGAAACATAATTATACAAGTCAAGAAAAATCGCTTCATTTCTGCTCGAAAACTGGCTGAGCAAGCTGAAGAGAGTTATGGAATCAAGTTATCCCATCAGACAGACAGAAATCGTATCCGAGACCAGGGATTTCAAGGACGACTTGTGCGTAATAAACCATATTTGAGTAAGAAACACATGAAAAGAAGATTAGAGTTTGCTAGGAAGTTCAAAAACATACCGTTAAGTTTCTGGAAAAAGATCCTGTGGACGACGAATTGA
- the LOC136087894 gene encoding uncharacterized protein LOC136087894 — translation MTFTLVEIKRMIKDMFEEFENKIEAILKKQEKNFANIINANLKITNQRLDKVEMMSNDNANIIKAISKDVEELKTSLNYHEELVEKKIKTAVNTVEKNKNYNETKNNKSEFTYVKKKLREMEDRSRRNNLRVDGIKEEDNETWCDSEAKVLKLFDEQLGLKSIKIERAHRTGLRNNKKPRTIVLKLLDFKDKIAILKKSSTLKGKNIYINEDFCAETNLIRKELKEKMKVERHAGKFAYVSYDKLIIRDWNQKEK, via the coding sequence ATGACATTTACATTAGTGGAAATCAAAAGAATGATAAAGGATATGTTTGAGGAGTTTGAGAACAAAATTGAAGCAATActgaaaaaacaagaaaaaaattttgcaaatataatcaacgctaatctaaaaataacaaatcagCGTCTTGATAAAGTGGAAATGATGTCGAACGACAAtgctaatattattaaagctaTATCAAAAGATGTGGAAGAATTAAAAACGAGTTTAAATTATCATGAAGAACTTGTTGAGAAGAAGATAAAAACCGCCGTTAACAcagtggaaaaaaataaaaattataatgaaacaaaaaacaataaaagtgaatttacatatgtaaaaaagaaattaagagAAATGGAGGACAGGTCCAGAAGAAACAACCTAAGGGTGGACGGTATCAAAGAGGAAGATAATGAAACCTGGTGCGATAGTGAAGCGAAGGTTCTTAAATTGTTTGATGAGCAACTTggcttaaaaagtataaaaattgaGCGTGCACATCGCACTGGACtgagaaacaataaaaaacctaGAACTATTGTCTTAAAGCTATTAGACTTTAAGGATAAAATTGCTATCTTAAAAAAGTCATCAacattaaaaggaaaaaatatttacattaatgaaGATTTTTGCGCAGAAACAAACCTAATAAGAAAGgagttgaaagaaaaaatgaaagtgGAAAGACATGCGGGGAAATTCGCTTACGTATCGTACGATAAATTAATCATTCGGGATTGGAATCAAAAGGAAAAGTAA